The sequence below is a genomic window from Tubulanus polymorphus chromosome 1, tnTubPoly1.2, whole genome shotgun sequence.
CTGCAGACTGGAGGACAGGACAAGGGCTAGAGCAGCAGGCTAGAGGACAGGACAAGGGCTAGAGCAGCAGGCTGAAGGAGAGGACAGCAGGCTAGAGGAGAGGGCAGCAAGCTGAAGGCAGTCAGGGATCCCTATTTTGATCAgtgttgtttgttttataggatgatgatgaatataataGTTTAAAGTTACATATTTGGTGTCAGTCAATTCTCAGAGATGAGTAAGTATTCAGTTATTCTacaagggggggggggggttaggGGGATGTCAATGTCCCTGTTTAATGTATTACTATTTCAGATGGAGTAATGTTGCTATCGATAATCCACTAGAGAACAACAGACACACAATATTCTttaaaacaatagaaatggCATTTGAGGAAGGTAAACAATTTGTCATCTTTCTGTATTTACTATTGTTTACACGTAGTACAAATAAGTATAGAGTGTAATTAGATGTAACTGATGTTATTGTTGTTTTAGGTATGGATCTAAAGGAAATGTTACCCGATGTTAGTGAACTATTAGAAACAGAAGAACTCGGTGATTTaagattcaataaaaactTTCAGTATTTGGTTAAAGCCGGATATGAACACATTTCATCTGTTATCaattaaacatgaaaaataaagacGTGCATTTtgtataaagtttcatttcGTAGTTTGTTCTTCATTTTGAGATTAACCAGAGAATCGTAAAGGAtctacaggggtgtcccgggttcgaacccggtaaTTACTGATTCAGtgtggtactgatgctgaatagaggatggaCAGGGGTGTCCCGCGTTCGAAcctagtaattactgatactgattcagagtggtcctgatgctgaatagaggatgtacaggggtgtcatGGGTagaatccagtaattactgatactgattcagagtggtcctgatgctgaatagaggatgtacaggggtgtcccgggtacAAACCCATGAGTGgtccaagttgtcctgatgctgaataaaggatgtacaggggtgtcctgaccgtacggtgctgccgctatgctcatcgttagcggtattttcatacactaacgttagtcaactctggcaatcgacgtgctgtccagttgTACTCCGTGACtttagcttgccagagttgactaacgttagtgtatgaaaataccgctaacgatgagcatagaggcagcaccgcacggtaaaatgttgatatcttaacaaaagtaattactgataattgATTCAGAGCGGccgtactgatgctgaatagagtaTGTATGgggatgtcccgggttcgaacccagtaattactgatactgattcagagtggtcctgaatGCTGAATtgaggatgtacagggatgTCCTGGGTAGAACCCAgcaattactgatactgattcagagtggtcctgatgctgaatagaggatgaacaGGGTGCCAAGCGAGGAGAGGATATCGAGATTTCTTAcgtgatcgccatctattggattttGGATGAACTCACTAGATAGCTCTTATTTGTCTCACTGACTCTTCTTCAGTGGGTTGAAATCacactcgccatctggtggatttcTATGCTACTACAGTCTTATGATAGCTTTATCCACCAATCTAGTCAGTTCAggcaaattccaatagatggcgatcatagCTTCATTTTTAAATTAAGCGGATGTcccgaacccagtaattactgatactgatgccgagtggtcctgatgctgagtGGCGGCTAACAGGATACTTGGAAAACTGTCTACTTTTCTTTCAATCACTGACTCAGAATGCGCTCCGGTGCATGGGGGAGTGGGTTACTGATTAACTGAACCAATCTCATTGGCAGAGAAATTGACAGAGATTGTGACGAATCATAAACAGTTCAGGATCATTAACgatcattgatttatttactcgcagttttattgaatctaaTTATAACACGAGATTGAGTtggaaatataaatcaattcgagttaattctttttatggTCAGGTAGTAACCTGACTGTCGTTCGGCAGTTCCATAATCGGATATTTCTCAAAGCACCACAAAActatccgattataaaagcttaatCACCAACGCTAAACTTACGAATGTGTATCGCACTTCAAACTTCTATAGCTACACAATAAACTGCCGCAACAATCATTTCCCTTCGAGCATGTACCGCCTTTTTGTTGGCAGCCTATATGAATAAACAAGTATGATATTTAAAAATGGAATTTCGAACATGAAAAACTATCTAATATTACCATTAACTAGAAAAGCATAAGATTAGATGATTGATGTTGCTTCTTTAATTAAAAGTGTTCATCGTTATTTTCATGGTGAAACCGCGCTATCACTGTGACGTCACGATTCGCCGCTGTTAACCCGGATACCAGCTAGTATTAGATgaagcttggagtaatcagactgattaCTCCGAGGATGAAGCTCGGAGtaatcagtctgattactccgAGGATGAAGCTCGGAGTAATCGGACTGATTACTCCGAGGATGAAGCTCGGAGTAATCGGACTGATTACTCCGAGGATGAAGCTCGGAGtaatcagtctgattactccgAGGATGAAGCTCGGAGTAATCGGACTGAGCTATTGTTTTGCTATATGAAATAATGTCCGAAATTCGTTCAATTGATCACTTACAATTACGTATTACTAGGCCTACTGCAGTATTCttttctatgaaaaaaaaatcgatgaaattGTGTATGACTTTTTAATTTCCCTGTCGCTTTACTTACCATGTGCAACTGACGCAGCACTGACCACAATCATAACAACAGCACATACACGATATATTAAATCTGCAAGCATTTTTTATCGCctagaatttcaatttcaaacaaGTATTTGAAGCAATCTATTAGCCGAATCAAAACGAATTGGAATTAATTGACATCTcagagaaaaataatttcgatcaaattcaaaaattcgtCGATTTTTCGAGATGTCAGAATCTGAAAGAatttatcctgaaaatattttttttgtctCATATCCACAGGACGCTTCAGAACATGAATAGGAGAAGTTTATTAGCATTAATCAGCATTATGTATCACGAGATACGAAACGAGaaacaataaaactagaaataatCATGATTCGTTAACTTACGTGTGGTTTACGGTAGAACTAACTGAATTCAGCTGTGAATCTCGTTCTGCTGGTGTccattatatataaaaacacCATCCACTCAAGTGTTTTCACAGCGGTCTGGTAATTCAATATTACAACATTCAATTAACAGCTTTTTGAGTTTTGGTAAATGATAGTAATTTGAAACCATTTAAAATGAGTTGGAAATTTCAGCAAATTCAGCTGCGCTATTTTCGTGGATTTTTTTccttttaaaatgaatatcgtCCATATGTCTTAACTATGAGTCACTACTAAATATGTGTATGAACCCAATagttttgagaataaatttgaattattttgaattattgggaaatatatttctagaaaagctattagaaaagctatttctttaagatcttCATCTTTCTGATTAttttttgaatacaatgtgctAGCGACATTTTATAAAGATAGCCGttcacaccataattctaccaatttcgtaTCAATTTCCGGTCAtctgccgtgctgaaggtttggtttacgttttgaactacttgaatttgaaagtttatgactaattgctaatgacgctaactagcggtgataatttgtactatgtatatgcggtctctcattggctggaacccctgcgctcagttccgtcgcgtcgaagatgagcttatgtcggctgcgatcgaaaacaactgtccgcctaccgtaggccggagtagaacatgggcaactagccggatacggcttgcgacgagtcggtagaGGCATcgggttgccgtcgcaagccggcttaggtcgaaccgatagagcagcaactggcggcctctcgtaggccgctagttgccgctaatcggcgataaatccagttgcgtcggtaggcgtcgcgttgcttgtcgacataagccagtcTTAATAGGTTGTTTCATAGAACCTCAACCAAAGAAGCTCATCACCAATAACACAAACCTCGATCCTTTTCATGATTTCACACACTTGGATGTATCATGTCACATTTCTGTAGAGTTATCAAccgcatcctcgcttgccagggtttgattgctaACACAAACACTGGCCGCAGACCCTTCATGGTCTATTACATTGCCCGTGCTTTTTCTTAGCTGACATGTTGCCATTGAGTGGCCACCAGTCATTATCTAACCAATCAGATGCTCGACAGAGCGAAAAAcgacgcatctgattggcttacATAGATCTAGTGGGCCGCCAGTATAGTAACTTGAACCATGGGCTCTAAATCGTTTAAGGCTCCATGGTTCAAATAACTCTCGATAAAGTTTCCAGGGATTCAAAGCATTGAACCCGGGACCTCCGGTATGCCAGCGTGCATGCTAACAACAAGAATAACTGACGATCGGTTTGTCCACTACAACAAGGTTTAATTTTcacacaaaaatatatatatatatatatatatatatatctattagTTTAATTGTGTACATGTTATCTGTGTATAGtcatataaataataatatatataaaccaatgatatgctttgtgaTTATATTAAGGTGttataaagttattttgaattgaattgatttgtgtatataaaaatgttttaatatttAACGACAGCAGAGAATTTCACTTTTATATATTGTATTATATGTAATTAACGATATATCGCAGTATAAGATACGATTAGTACGATATAGATGACGATACGATCATCATTCATTGACTTCCGGTAGGAATCGTCGCGCCACTGTCGGGTTATCAGAATATCGAAAATCAAAAGTCACTAAATctcctgaaaatatacactTTCAATTTAATCCTTATGAACGACACAAAATTATGATGAAACACGATTTTTATACCTTGAGCAGCCTCGGGATGATGGAACCGAACAGTCTCTACTTTCTTAACAAAATCACCTCCTCTCACAAACGGAGTGTCCAAACGTTGTCTGAAAGAAAAGTAAATAGTTGCAACTTCATTTCGATGCTTCTTCAAACATTAGATTGATGTGTTGCGGTCCGTGCTGAATTCAAGTATTGAACTTGTAAGATTTACCCGTGTCGTTCATGTGTAGGGAAGAAGTATAAACCAATAGCTACTATCAACCCTAACCACACGGTCAATGCTACCGATAGTAAAAATCCCATCGCTAACTGGCCAAATACTGAACACAACAGTCCGCTACAATCTGCTGACACATCGACTGAGACAGGACACGTATTAGTGACATTACTGATCTCATACGGCGTCAAATCAGTCGGTAATAATGAGTTTAATACGGTATCATTAGTAAGAAACTCTTTCGGTCTTCCGATATTTCCCAGAACTTCCGTAGATCCATCTTTCAGGAAATATATAATCAGAACCGCTTTCCTGAAAATCagatatcattcatttatcgGCGATTAGACCAGAAAATATCGAATAATGCGATAAAACAGATCGCCGCACCCGTTAATCTCAGATATATTGTGTAGTCGTGGTAAACACGGGTTACAAAGTGGTTGTAAACTCattagaaacgactgaattctggcataattgaaatgtagaaggtTTTGTTTCGAATACCAGCTAGTGAGAACCTCGCATTCCACGTATGTGTCAATTCTTATCGTAGATACTCTGAAATTAATTAGATAAATATTCGAGAGATCAATAATTCTAGTTTTATATCTGGTTTTATAGATGAAAACTTACAGCGATTTGAGCGGATTTTTCGGGTCGTTATCAGAAGCGACTGTATACAATACGTATTTATGGTAAGGTAACATCGGAGTGAGTAAAGTATCAACCATTCCTGAACTGGAGTTCATAGAAAACATCTCAGCGTGATACAGTTTATTATACGTGATCGAAGTTACAGCTAGAAATATagagaaattaatagaaaaacattatatttcaattctaaccTTTGATAGAAGAGAGAAGGACGATTGAATAGATTACCGTTATCAGCATCAGTAGCGGAGACGTGTCCCAGGAATGTTCCGATCGCTGCTGTTGTCGATACCTCCCAGTTATAAAGTGTTTGGTTAAAAACCGGAGCATTATCATTGACATTTAAAACGGTCACTTTCACCGTGCCAGTCCTTATTTTGTTACAATAGTCAATAATTCTAACTGGAACGTTGATGAATGTTGTGTAGAGTTCAGAATCTATGGGAGATTTCACCAGTAGAGCGGCGCGTGTTCGGGATATTCTTCGAGTTTCGAAATATTTGGAAGCATTATTTGTAGGATCAACAGTGAACCAGAATTCACCGTATAACCACAGATCTGCATCTGTACCAACTACCTCAGCTACTGTTGTACCGACTGGTGTATTTTCAGGTATTGATACTTGTGGTAGTGCAGTAGTAAAATATGGCGTTTCACATATATTTTGCACGTAAACTTTCAGTTGATAAACGGCTGATAAAGGTACAATACCCTTCTTGTCACCTTCATGTTGGAATCCAGAATCAGTGACAACTAtatctgaaatattcaatattaaacAACTCAATACTTGCGGGTTATAGCGCGCACGGCTGGAATGCTGTGAGGCCCTGCTAGATTAAGGGTTGCAGATTAGCACCATACAATATGTCACGATCTGCTTTTGCCTAATAATGACTTTCTGGTGGAAGAGTTCTTTTAGTTCCATCTtagttttattcctttttaattaatattgatttaactaacctctatctctaaacctaaccctaacccttacCCTTATTCCTTTTTACACGACCCTTTAGTTGTTTTACTATAGTAACATATAATTTTACCTATATAGAATATACGCGGTAATGTAGTGCTTTCATAGTCAATCACCGAGTCGCCTTCACAAATAGTCATTCGGCCTTCAACTATGTGCAGTTTATAAAACTCATTCACATATTTCTTATCGTATAAACTATATGATAATGGATCTCTAGGAGGTGAAGATGGGATAAATGAATCAACATCTCCTGCCGTCcggatttcaaatatttttcctcTTCGGGCCGGACATGGTGCAGCATACTGCAATAAATTCACCCGATTTAAATACAGATGTTTTGATATGAATCGTTCAGCGAAAGAGTTTTTGATCTAAAACTTACAGTGGCTGGTTCTTTAATTTTGAAGTGATTAGATTTATTTGGTGAATAAAATGGAGGTTCATTAACATCTAGTATTGAAACATTCAGAAATGCTGCTGTACATCCTGTATTATCACAAGCTGTTATATTCAGTTTATAAGACGGAGCCGGGATGTAATTATCCCAtaaatattcataatctattcCTGCATTATCCTTCACATAAACCACACctaaatctgaaaatataatcatatcaGATAATATAATTTTGTCATCTTCAAATGTTGAACTATAACTAGCTCTCGGGGAAACAaaggaatatttttttcattcttattgTGAGATCATTAAAACACGGACTCTCAGAGAGTGTTTCTGTCAGATATTTCTATGTTCCGCGCACTTACTGCGATCCACAGTGAATTTGTTAACACCATCTTTAGGTTGAGACGATGTGATATTAAACGCAATGGGATCATTGTCTTCATCCGTTACATTTAACTGTAAACATTAGACAAAAACACACGTCAATTATAACTTGTAATAAAACACTTCATAATTCAGATAGAATGAGAAAAAGAGTTTATTATGATCTATACCTGAAATATTGAAGCTTGATGAAGTTGATTTTCAGGAACAGTTACAGTCGCCGGTAAATTGTGGAATTTCGGTAAATCATTTGAATCTTTGATACAGATATTCAAAGTTCCAGTAACGCCTTTGTTTTTACTATCCGTAACCATTACGTGAAGTTTGTATTCCTTTATTTTCTCGtaatttattttatgtttGGCTCTATACTTGATGATTCCACCTGTTAAAcaaatagaattcattatCCGAGACTCCCGCAGTATTTAGGGTAGAAATATCGGGACTCACTGTTTGCTGGGTCCATATAGAAACTATCATCCATTGGAGACGCGAAATAATGCCAGGTTAATAAATCGTCATCAGGATCTGAAGCTTCTATAGTAAATAACCAATTATCACCAGTAACATTCTCATAGATACAAGTTGTATTCGGTAGATTTCCAATAGctgtaaattaaaaacattcctccctcaaatatattttctcagGGAGTGGGCCAGGCTTAGGGTAAAATACTTACACGGACCACAGTCCTGTTTTATCACTTTACAATCGAAATTATTCGTCATATTGAAGTCAGTCCAACCAGCAGCCGGGTCCGGTTCAacgcatatacatacatacttAGGTAATAGACAATCTTCAGGAGTTAGTCTGATATTAGTTAGTTCTTTATTAGTCAGTATAGCGGGACCGTCGCTAGCTGCGGGTATCGGAGCTCGAAGAATAGTAGTCGAGTCTATAGTAGTTAAAACAGTAGCGTTCAGAGCGCTGTTTGTAATTACCGATGAACACGTGATCGCGCTCGCAGATTTAGTTAAATCTTTGTTAATGATTAACGCGGTgaatttataattattataagcTCCACACGGCGCAATAACATTGTTTCCTGAAGCGATGTCTGGATTTGTGGCCACGTTTTTGAATgagaaatcaatttctaaatcgACCGGGTAACCATCACTTATTGGAACATCAACTCCTTGTAGTTTCGGTTGTATTTTCGAAATAGTCAGTGATAGATCTACAAAATACACacaaaaattaatgatttaaattctGTGCATGGCTACTAAATATAAGAACGAAGCATTTCTTACCAGGATCACAGATTTTCTTGTCATTAAACAGAGTGTCGTCTGTTGTACAAGTGTGGTTATTGTTGAGGTCGAAGTCGACCGCGTAGGTCGGTTTAGTTCCAGGTTttaacaaaaaacaaacatattttACATCTTTACATTTATCAGTTATTACAACATTACTCGCTTTAGCATTGACTGGTGTAATCTTGTTTGTGGTATCTAATTTCTGAGCCATAGATTGTGTAGTTGTAAGATTGTACGCGTAAAGAGTAGTCGCCGATGTTGGAGGGATCGTCGCCGCTGATGTTAACATGGCGACTATAGCGAAATTCGTGCCTCCAGTCGATGCTGGAATATTAGTAAATGTATCAGTCGCGATATCAGTTCGTttattatttgttatatcgAATATGAAATCCAACGAAACTGCTTTCCCTTTTATCAGACAGGGGGCGCTGGCAACTGGAGTATCAATCATCGGATCTGAAAGTGAAAACAGAATGATTCAGTTATAACAGACAGACTTGATTAAGACAGGTTTCGATTGGTCACTACCGATTCCGGAATTCTCTTCTGGTGCAATTGTTTTCCGGATTCCGGATTTGCATTTTATCggtaaacccgatagaagcggccggtagagagtttgtaatctgtaaacctgatagaagcggccggtagagagtttgtaatctgtaaacctgatagaagcggccggtagaaagtttgtaatctgtaaacctgatagcagcggccggtagagagtttgtaatctgtaaacccgatagaagcgcccggtagagagtttgtaatctgtaaacccgatagaagcgcccggtagagagtttgtaatctgtaaacctgatagaagcggccggtagagagtttgtaatctgtaaacctgatagaagcggccccggtagagagtttgtaatctgtaaacctgtcTAATTGTAATGAATATCTCTATTCTCACTTACCTGGAGTACAGAATCTATCATTTACAGGACGACACTGGATATTATTGTTCATTTTTGTGATCATTTCTCCCCAAGTAGAATCAGTAGAGTTTGAGATGACTGTACAGACATGGAGCGTCGCAACACCGCATATCGCTGCCGGAAGTGCAGGGAAATTTACCGTGCCAGATAATGTCACTGTTTTACCTCCGGTTAAACcttgttttaaatttgaaGTCATAGTTGTAGTGATATTCGGGGCTCCGGCTAGAGGTGTACAACTATACGGTACCATTTTTGTTGTGTATTCGCAACTCGCTGTTGTTTTATCGGagaaaaatgtagttaataCAAAATTATCAGTTGAAGTTGTAGCAGTAAATGATTTATCAGATTTCACGTCGACGTAGTAAGGAGTTTGCACAGATTTCCATTCGTAAAGTGTCGGTACTGACGACATCGATGTTAAACTCACGTCTGTAAATGAGTAAAAGTTAGAAATTAACTGTAGAAACTGTTTTGATCGAAGAAATACTATCAAACTGTGATGGATAAACTGATATGGTCTCTacattgataatatttttgatgataagTTTATAAATCTGAcagttttatctaaatccaacattcagagaaacgGAAATGATTTCACAAAATAGCCTCCATTAATGTTTCTGTGAAGATGGAATTCAGATAGATCTCGAAGCTGTCagataaataaactttgaaatatCAGCAGTTGTGTGATAATTCattgattatcaatgaaatatatatcattagTAAACCTACCCGTATCACATGATAAAGAAGTCGTTTGACAAGCCCAGTTATTGTCTTTCTCATTCGCTTGTTCATTAGCGTGCGGAGCATCACTGTTTATACACAGATATATACAGGCTTCACATTTATCTTTAGGTGACGGTACTGTAAATGTAATTTGTATAGATCGTGTTGAAGTTCGTCCTCCGAGTATTCCCCAGTTCGCTCCACCACTCGGTCTGAATGTTACTGGAATAGCTGGAGTTGGAAGCGGACTCGGTGGAGCTCCGTTCGTCACATCGTACTCCATGCAGTAGACTTTGGATGGAAAGTTACCTCCGGctgaaatcaaatgaaatcacTGTGCAACTGTCTGAACTCAATTCAATAggtaaccattgatgaaacactttgAGTCAGTGTTGTAGTAAAAGATCATATTCAATCTTACGATAAGAATataagtctgaaatgtttcgaCCTCTAGATAATGGTTTATTTAACGTTTTGACGATATCCCAAAAGCCATCTTCAGGAATTCTAATGTTAATGATAAAGTATGAGATCTAAAGAATATGCATATCGATCTTTGCATCTTTGTTTCTTTGTATATCTATGTTCTGGATTGATTCCAGAAGACAAAAAAAACTATTCGCAATTTATTTTCCATTCGTCTTATTTTGGGATATCTATATTCTAGTTGTTGGCGAAGTTAGACACATTTCAAACATTGAACCCACAACTGAATGTTTGTGACTGATACAAATGAACTCATTTAACATTCACATCATTAttccaaataatgaaataagatGAATACGTACTTGTAGGTATATACACGTTACTACGTAGACCAGCGCGACCGTACAGAGTGTATGTACGACTAATAGTCATTCCAGACGGCATCGAGAATGACAGAGAAGTGAACGAGAAATCtgacaaaacaaataacactatatattgtaaatcatTGCGTCCATCAATTTGAAGGATTTCTCAAGTTGTACAGTTTGAATGATAGGCTTACCTGCTGCGTAAACATTGGtcgaaaaactgatcgtcaaATATAAAACAGAAACTATCCATTTCAGCGCCATGATCGGCGTCGAACCCGGGACCTCCCGATTCTTCAGTTGTAAATAAAGTGTATCGAAAAGTTTATTTTATACTGAACGAACGACAACACGTTCGATGTTTAAACCCGTCTCGAACTGTCTGATTACATTATTCCAATCAACTTTCATTTCAAACATGTAAAACATTGACTGACAAGTATAAATTACCAGTTCGTCCAATGACAGCACTGACGTATAAGTGATATAGTGTGTTCTGAATTTATCTACATCGTTATTTAACAATGATTCTGTAAATCTTTGTAATTCGAAATTACCTCGAATTGCGTAAACATCTCGACAGAATCTAAAACAGTTTTCAGCCGTTTTAATTTAtagattattttctttttaatgatGCAAATTTTCTCACATATAAAAGCAGGAATTTTCTCACGGTTATTGTCGTtagatatttgaatttt
It includes:
- the LOC141913463 gene encoding uncharacterized protein LOC141913463 codes for the protein MALKWIVSVLYLTISFSTNVYAADFSFTSLSFSMPSGMTISRTYTLYGRAGLRSNVYIPTTGGNFPSKVYCMEYDVTNGAPPSPLPTPAIPVTFRPSGGANWGILGGRTSTRSIQITFTVPSPKDKCEACIYLCINSDAPHANEQANEKDNNWACQTTSLSCDTDVSLTSMSSVPTLYEWKSVQTPYYVDVKSDKSFTATTSTDNFVLTTFFSDKTTASCEYTTKMVPYSCTPLAGAPNITTTMTSNLKQGLTGGKTVTLSGTVNFPALPAAICGVATLHVCTVISNSTDSTWGEMITKMNNNIQCRPVNDRFCTPDPMIDTPVASAPCLIKGKAVSLDFIFDITNNKRTDIATDTFTNIPASTGGTNFAIVAMLTSAATIPPTSATTLYAYNLTTTQSMAQKLDTTNKITPVNAKASNVVITDKCKDVKYVCFLLKPGTKPTYAVDFDLNNNHTCTTDDTLFNDKKICDPDLSLTISKIQPKLQGVDVPISDGYPVDLEIDFSFKNVATNPDIASGNNVIAPCGAYNNYKFTALIINKDLTKSASAITCSSVITNSALNATVLTTIDSTTILRAPIPAASDGPAILTNKELTNIRLTPEDCLLPKYVCICVEPDPAAGWTDFNMTNNFDCKVIKQDCGPSIGNLPNTTCIYENVTGDNWLFTIEASDPDDDLLTWHYFASPMDDSFYMDPANSGIIKYRAKHKINYEKIKEYKLHVMVTDSKNKGVTGTLNICIKDSNDLPKFHNLPATVTVPENQLHQASIFQLNVTDEDNDPIAFNITSSQPKDGVNKFTVDRNLGVVYVKDNAGIDYEYLWDNYIPAPSYKLNITACDNTGCTAAFLNVSILDVNEPPFYSPNKSNHFKIKEPATYAAPCPARRGKIFEIRTAGDVDSFIPSSPPRDPLSYSLYDKKYVNEFYKLHIVEGRMTICEGDSVIDYESTTLPRIFYIDIVVTDSGFQHEGDKKGIVPLSAVYQLKVYVQNICETPYFTTALPQVSIPENTPVGTTVAEVVGTDADLWLYGEFWFTVDPTNNASKYFETRRISRTRAALLVKSPIDSELYTTFINVPVRIIDYCNKIRTGTVKVTVLNVNDNAPVFNQTLYNWEVSTTAAIGTFLGHVSATDADNAVTSITYNKLYHAEMFSMNSSSGMVDTLLTPMLPYHKYVLYTVASDNDPKNPLKSLVSTIRIDTYVECEVLTSWYSKQNLLHFNYARIQSFLMSLQPLCNPCLPRLHNISEINGKAVLIIYFLKDGSTEVLGNIGRPKEFLTNDTVLNSLLPTDLTPYEISNVTNTCPVSVDVSADCSGLLCSVFGQLAMGFLLSVALTVWLGLIVAIGLYFFPTHERHGQRLDTPFVRGGDFVKKVETVRFHHPEAAQGDLVTFDFRYSDNPTVARRFLPEVNE